The genome window GTCGACCCAGGAATCCGCCAAGAGCCACGAGCGCTCGTCGAGCACGTCGCGGTGGCGGTCCAGGAGCCCGATCGCAAGCGCCTTCTCCTCGAACGTGTGGCCGGACCACAGGGCCCCCGCGAGGAGGTTCACCTCCCGCACCGTCAGGGTCGGGTGGTCCTTCCGGAACTGAGCCTGGAGGGCCCGGAGCTGTGGGGTGGATAGGCCCAGTACGGGGACCGGCGAGCCGAGGTACGCCTGGAGCTTCTCCCAGGTCCCCGGACGAGCCACCCCGCGCATGGCGCCGAGAAGTCGCTCCCGCTCCGCCCACACATCGAGGGGCATCGCTCGGGGAACGTGCGGGAGCCCCATGAGGCTTCCGCCGCACCCGGAGGCTCGCGTTTCCCACACGCCGTCCCTCGAAAGTTACTTTACCCCCTTCCGCTGTGGTCGCCCCAATGCCGAGCTTCAAGTGCGCGGACATCGGCATGGACTGCAAGTTCGCGGCGAAGGCCATCACGAAGAACGGTCTCATGAAGAAGATCCAGGACCATGCCTCCGAGGTCCACAAGATCACCTCGATCCCCGAGGACCTCAAGACGAAGATCGAGAGCGCGATCAAGTAGCGGTCCGCGGACCGTGTCCGCCGCGCGACGGAACGCCGCGCCGTGGTCGCGGGGAAAGGCTAAATAGCCCGCTTCGAATGGGACGGTTCGTCTCCCGAAGGGAGGGAACCGTATGAGTTGGGGACTCCACAACCGACTGTCCCGGATCATCCGCCCCACGGACCATCGGACGGTCATGCTCGCCGTCGACCATGGGTACTTCCTCGGACCCACGCACAAGCTCGAGGTGCCGCGGAAGACGATCGAACCCCTGCTGCCCTTCGCGGACGGCCTCATGATCACCCGCGGTGTCATCCGCACGTCGATCGACCCCGCGTTCAACACGCCCATCGTCCTGCGCGTGTCGGGCGGGGCGAGTGTCCTCAAGGAGGATCTGAGCCACGAGGAGGTGACCACCTCCATGGACGAGGCGATCCGGCTCAACGCATCCGCGGTCGCCCTCTCCATCTTCGTGGGCGCGCCCCACGAGCACGACAGCCTCGTGAACCTGGGTGCGCTCGTGGACCTGGGCGAGGAAGTCGGGATGCCCGTGCTCGCCGTGACCGCGGTCGGCAAGGAGCTCGAGAAGCGCGACGTGCGCTACCTGAGCCTGGCGTGCCGCATCGCCGCGGAGTTCGGCGCGCACTTCGTGAAGACGTACTACTGCGACGAGTTCGAGAAGGTGGTCGAAAGCTGCCCCGTTCCCCTCGTCGTCGCGGGCGGCCCGAAGCTCGACACGGAGCTGGACGCCCTCGAACTCACGCAGCGCGCGATCGAGGCGGGCGCCGCCGGCGTGGACATGGGGCGGAACATCTGGCAGGCCCCGAATGCGGTCGGCATGATCCGCGCCGTGCGCGCGGTCGTGCACGAGCACGCCTCCGCGAAGGAGGCCCTCGAGTACGTGAAGGGCTCCAAGGCCAAGCGCTGAGCGCGGCGGACGGCACCCCATGCGCGCCGCGATGTACTACTCGAACAGCGACGTGCGCCTGGTGGACCTGCCG of Thermoplasmata archaeon contains these proteins:
- a CDS encoding DUF1059 domain-containing protein, whose translation is MPSFKCADIGMDCKFAAKAITKNGLMKKIQDHASEVHKITSIPEDLKTKIESAIK